A single window of Apodemus sylvaticus chromosome 4, mApoSyl1.1, whole genome shotgun sequence DNA harbors:
- the LOC127683415 gene encoding intracellular hyaluronan-binding protein 4-like, whose product MLVSSGPLPSSSGSAANGRRRRRRRLSRARRAPAHAQCGGPRSGRAAGGGGRGPRGGRPGLPASVARAAGRPGRPGCGHTLRPARRAAAGTVRTKRRGPACAPTQGALVTAASCPPCAPNSSTSEFPGRICVG is encoded by the exons ATGTTGGTGTCCTCCGgacctctcccctcctcctccggCTCCGCAGCGAAtggacggcggcggcggcggcggcgcctcTCACGGGCTCGCCGGGCTCCCGCTCATGCGCAGTGCGGCGGCCCGCGGAGCGGCCGGGCCGCGGGAGGCGGAGGGCGCGGGCCCCGGGGTGGGCGGCCTGGCCTGCCGGCATCCGTGGCGCGAGCGGCCGGGCGACCCGGCCGCCCGGGCTGCGGACACACGCTGAGACCCGCGCGGCGGGCGGCCGCGGGCACAGTGAGGACGAAGCGCCGGGGCCCTGCCTGCGCCCCCACTCAGGGCGCCCTCGTCACGGCCGCGTCCTGTCCTCCGTGCGCTCCTAATAGCTCCACGTCAGAGTTCCCGG GTCGGATTTGTGTTGGGTGA